In Flammeovirgaceae bacterium 311, one DNA window encodes the following:
- a CDS encoding signal transduction histidine kinase (COG0642 Signal transduction histidine kinase): MVNFITTNIIRAPVPKGLVSVLLAVLFGLGNVVPLQASLPEQYKFSLIDINNGLPHNQIKCFLKDSRGYLWIGTAAGLTRYDGYQLKVFRYDSSNPATINGNNILKLFEDPAGKVWVQTTFGFSVFDPATGKFFRDYKEYLTRFKLPVTDVEHIIKDDAGNYWFVLTGNGLARYNPSSKQTVAIRHKPFDSLSLGTNHVASLSNDAHGNLWVIHRNGVLEKMDGKTFRVVERSTKIAEKNNQALYLYNLLVDSDHDIWVYTPGGDTNGAFLYRPFDKSVTHINADSPKLRLNNNQVRGVVEEKKGTIWVATDHDGINVIDKRTGQVNYIQHNNEVNKSLVHNGVHSLYKDEQGIIWVGTFKNGVNYYHPNIVRFPHYKHQPSLSNSLPYDDINAFAEDDKGNLWIGTNGGGLIYFNRSEGTYTRYMHDPGNPQSLANNVIVSLLIDSNKELWIGTYLGGLDRFNGKEFTHYKYQSNNPNSLSDNNVWELYQDSRGIMWVGTLHGGVNRYDPEIDGFHRSQIKGGEFTLHFDYISSITEDSEGRIWVGGGYGIEVFDLYEGTSTYLSHDPNMPGSMLSNNITSIHRDQNKNIWIATTEGLDFYDQKAKSFIHFTEKDGLPSDAIIAILGDAHNNLWLSTSNGVAKVILPAWKGKLDKKEIIVQNYDEADGLQGRSFNENAACTTQKGEIIFGGVNGYNLFHPDKLGSNEYAPQIVFTNFLLFNENIEIGALVNKRVILEKSLSDVQEITLNYNENVFSIEFAALNFFHPDKNKYKYKLEGFDRDWVKADNEARRVTYTNLDPGEYEFRVMAANNDGIWNTEGAKIKLSVLAPFWKTNAAYTAYVLLVLALIYLGRHFMLQRASSRFKIEQERREAHQLHELNMMKIRFLTNVSHEFRTPLSLILAPVEKLLSGGSNQEHEKQYQMIHRNAKRLLNLVNQLLDFRKLEVDGANYYPSEGNVIKFIAESVSSFSDLSEKKNISLGFNTSIPEFHTSFDMDKLEKILFNLLSNAFKFTPENGEIRVEVNCLENSTIAADEGIKTLQIRVKDTGIGVPKDKQDKIFERFFRSEVPSSLVNQGSGIGLSITKEFVKIHGGTIEVESEPGKGSCFTVLIPAKEIRSCQFAASPEQPQAMLEIPEALADTGLVKQAKMLSADKKPEVLLVEDNEDFRFYLKDNLSVHFTIIEAKNGKEGWQKALSGMPDLIVSDLMMPEMNGTEFCKKVKEDSRTSHIPFVLLTAHTAEEQKLKGLNIGANDYITKPFNFEILLSRLRNLITQRQQMQQVFEKKIGVQTSEANIVSMDEKLIQRAIKIVEDSLSDPDFSVEVLSKELGMSRAHLYKKMVSITGSSPVEFIRKIRLQRAAQFLEKSQLTVAEVAYKVGFNNTKYFSKYFKSEYNMLPSLYAVSKQHQ; this comes from the coding sequence TTGGTAAATTTCATAACTACTAACATTATCAGAGCTCCTGTGCCTAAAGGTTTAGTAAGCGTACTTCTTGCGGTTTTATTTGGTCTGGGAAATGTAGTTCCCTTACAGGCATCTCTGCCTGAGCAATACAAATTTTCTCTTATTGATATTAATAATGGCCTGCCGCACAACCAGATCAAGTGCTTTCTTAAAGACAGCAGAGGGTATTTGTGGATAGGTACTGCTGCCGGGCTTACGCGCTACGACGGCTATCAGCTCAAGGTGTTCCGCTACGATTCCAGTAACCCGGCCACCATCAATGGCAATAACATTCTTAAACTTTTTGAAGATCCTGCCGGTAAAGTCTGGGTGCAGACAACCTTTGGTTTTAGTGTGTTCGATCCTGCAACCGGAAAATTTTTCAGAGACTATAAAGAATACCTGACCAGGTTTAAGCTGCCGGTAACAGATGTTGAGCATATTATAAAAGATGATGCCGGCAATTACTGGTTTGTGCTTACGGGCAATGGCCTGGCCCGCTACAATCCTTCCAGCAAGCAAACTGTGGCCATTCGGCACAAGCCTTTTGATTCACTTAGTCTTGGCACCAACCATGTGGCTTCCCTTAGCAACGATGCTCATGGCAATTTGTGGGTGATTCACCGCAATGGTGTGCTGGAGAAAATGGATGGCAAAACCTTCCGGGTTGTGGAGCGCAGTACCAAAATTGCAGAAAAGAATAACCAGGCATTATATCTCTATAATCTTCTGGTAGACAGCGACCATGATATCTGGGTTTACACGCCCGGTGGTGATACTAACGGCGCATTCTTATATCGTCCTTTTGATAAATCTGTTACCCACATCAACGCTGATTCGCCCAAGCTTAGGCTGAATAATAACCAGGTAAGAGGGGTGGTTGAAGAAAAGAAGGGAACCATCTGGGTAGCCACGGATCATGATGGTATCAATGTTATTGATAAGCGTACCGGGCAGGTTAATTATATCCAGCACAACAATGAGGTGAATAAAAGCCTGGTACACAATGGCGTTCACTCGCTGTATAAAGACGAGCAGGGAATCATCTGGGTAGGTACTTTTAAAAACGGGGTAAACTATTATCACCCAAACATCGTCCGCTTTCCGCACTATAAGCATCAGCCATCTTTAAGCAACAGCCTGCCTTACGACGATATCAATGCATTTGCAGAAGATGATAAGGGAAATTTATGGATTGGTACCAACGGCGGCGGGTTGATCTACTTTAACCGGAGCGAGGGTACTTATACCCGCTACATGCATGATCCGGGCAATCCACAAAGTCTGGCTAATAACGTAATTGTTAGTTTACTGATCGATTCCAATAAAGAACTATGGATCGGTACCTATCTCGGGGGTTTGGACAGGTTTAACGGAAAAGAGTTTACACATTATAAATACCAGTCTAACAACCCTAACAGCTTGTCCGATAATAATGTCTGGGAACTCTATCAGGATTCGCGGGGAATTATGTGGGTAGGCACCCTGCATGGTGGTGTAAATCGTTACGATCCCGAGATCGATGGCTTTCACCGATCGCAGATAAAAGGAGGAGAGTTTACCCTGCACTTCGATTATATTTCTTCTATTACGGAGGATAGTGAAGGAAGGATCTGGGTAGGAGGTGGTTATGGCATTGAAGTCTTTGATCTTTACGAAGGCACCAGTACTTATCTTTCCCATGATCCGAATATGCCCGGCAGCATGCTGAGCAATAACATCACTTCCATACACAGAGATCAGAACAAAAACATCTGGATTGCCACCACCGAAGGACTTGATTTTTACGACCAGAAAGCAAAATCCTTTATTCATTTCACAGAAAAAGATGGCCTGCCCAGCGATGCCATTATTGCTATTCTGGGTGATGCACATAACAACCTTTGGCTGAGCACCTCGAATGGAGTGGCCAAGGTGATTTTACCGGCATGGAAGGGTAAGCTTGATAAAAAGGAAATAATTGTCCAGAACTATGATGAGGCAGACGGACTGCAGGGAAGGTCTTTCAATGAAAATGCAGCCTGTACTACACAAAAAGGAGAAATCATATTCGGAGGCGTAAATGGCTATAACCTTTTTCATCCCGATAAACTGGGAAGCAATGAGTATGCGCCTCAGATTGTGTTTACCAATTTCCTGCTGTTCAACGAAAATATAGAGATTGGAGCACTTGTCAATAAGCGGGTAATTCTTGAAAAAAGTCTCTCAGATGTTCAGGAGATCACCCTCAATTACAACGAGAATGTTTTTTCAATTGAATTTGCAGCCCTGAATTTCTTCCATCCCGACAAGAATAAGTATAAATATAAGCTGGAGGGTTTCGACAGAGATTGGGTAAAAGCAGATAATGAAGCCAGAAGAGTAACTTATACCAACCTCGATCCGGGTGAGTACGAGTTTAGGGTGATGGCAGCAAATAACGATGGGATCTGGAATACAGAAGGAGCAAAAATAAAGCTTTCTGTACTGGCCCCTTTCTGGAAAACAAACGCAGCATATACGGCCTATGTGCTGCTGGTACTGGCGCTCATATACCTGGGTCGTCACTTTATGCTGCAAAGGGCAAGCTCCAGGTTTAAAATTGAGCAGGAAAGAAGAGAAGCGCATCAGCTGCATGAGTTAAATATGATGAAGATCAGGTTTCTGACAAATGTTAGTCATGAGTTCAGAACTCCGCTCTCTCTTATCTTAGCGCCTGTAGAAAAATTACTGAGCGGTGGTAGTAATCAGGAGCATGAAAAGCAGTATCAGATGATCCACAGGAATGCCAAGCGTTTGCTGAATCTGGTAAACCAGCTGCTGGATTTTCGTAAGCTTGAAGTGGATGGGGCAAACTACTATCCTTCCGAAGGAAATGTAATCAAGTTCATTGCTGAATCTGTGAGTTCTTTTTCTGATCTGTCAGAAAAGAAAAACATATCACTTGGCTTCAATACCAGCATTCCTGAATTTCATACCTCCTTTGATATGGATAAGCTGGAAAAGATCCTCTTTAACCTGCTTTCTAATGCCTTTAAGTTTACGCCTGAAAATGGAGAAATAAGGGTGGAGGTTAACTGCCTTGAAAATAGTACAATAGCTGCAGACGAAGGGATCAAAACCCTGCAGATACGGGTAAAAGATACGGGAATAGGAGTGCCTAAAGACAAGCAGGACAAGATATTTGAAAGGTTTTTTAGAAGTGAGGTGCCATCGAGCCTGGTGAATCAGGGAAGCGGCATAGGGCTTTCTATCACCAAAGAGTTTGTGAAAATACACGGAGGTACTATTGAAGTAGAAAGTGAGCCTGGCAAAGGCAGCTGTTTTACAGTATTGATACCGGCAAAGGAAATTCGCTCCTGCCAGTTTGCCGCCAGCCCCGAACAGCCACAGGCAATGCTGGAGATTCCGGAAGCATTAGCCGATACCGGCCTGGTGAAGCAGGCAAAAATGCTGTCTGCAGATAAAAAGCCAGAGGTGCTGCTGGTGGAAGATAACGAAGATTTCCGCTTCTACCTGAAAGATAATCTGAGCGTCCATTTTACCATTATTGAAGCAAAGAATGGTAAAGAAGGCTGGCAAAAAGCGCTTTCGGGTATGCCAGATCTGATTGTGAGCGATCTGATGATGCCAGAGATGAATGGAACTGAATTTTGCAAAAAAGTAAAAGAAGATTCCCGTACCTCTCATATTCCCTTTGTGTTGTTAACGGCACATACGGCAGAAGAGCAAAAGCTGAAAGGGCTTAATATTGGCGCCAATGATTATATCACTAAACCTTTCAACTTTGAAATTCTGCTGTCCAGGCTGCGAAACCTGATTACACAGCGTCAGCAGATGCAGCAGGTTTTTGAAAAGAAAATCGGCGTACAAACCAGCGAGGCTAACATAGTTTCAATGGACGAAAAGCTGATACAACGAGCCATTAAGATTGTAGAGGACAGCCTTTCCGATCCTGACTTTTCGGTAGAGGTGCTTAGTAAAGAGCTGGGCATGAGCAGAGCACATCTTTATAAGAAAATGGTTTCCATCACGGGTAGTTCTCCGGTAGAGTTTATCAGGAAAATAAGACTGCAGCGGGCGGCTCAGTTTCTGGAAAAAAGCCAACTAACGGTAGCAGAGGTTGCTTATAAAGTTGGTTTCAACAACACAAAATACTTCTCCAAGTATTTTAAAAGTGAATATAATATGTTGCCATCACTCTATGCGGTGAGTAAGCAGCATCAGTAG
- a CDS encoding aldo/keto reductase (COG0667 Predicted oxidoreductases (related to aryl-alcohol dehydrogenases)), producing MINYIPNPDRYEAMPYRRCGRSGLKLPALSLGLWHNFGYVDVLQNARNILQLAFSSGVTHFDLANNYGPPYGSAEANFGTILKKDFSSHRDELVISSKAGYDMWTGPYGDWGSKKYLVASLDQSLKRMGLDYVDIFYHHRPDPETPLEETMGTLDLMVRQGKALYVGISNYHPEEAAKAFKILKDLGTPCLIHQPKYSMFERWVEEEKLLDLLEQEGVGCIPFSPLAQGMLTNKYLEGVPADSRAAKSHGHLQENNLTEEKLNKIRQLHELAQERGQSLAQMALAWLLKDDRVTSVLIGASKPEQLTDSLRCLNNLQFSSDELERIEQILKGAGGEA from the coding sequence ATGATAAATTATATTCCTAACCCCGATCGCTACGAAGCCATGCCCTACCGCCGCTGTGGCCGCAGTGGACTAAAGCTGCCGGCGCTGTCACTGGGCCTGTGGCACAACTTTGGTTATGTAGATGTGCTGCAAAATGCCAGAAATATTCTGCAGCTGGCTTTTAGCAGCGGTGTTACTCATTTCGACCTGGCTAATAATTACGGCCCTCCCTATGGTTCGGCAGAAGCAAATTTCGGAACCATCCTGAAGAAAGACTTCAGCAGCCATCGCGATGAGCTGGTCATCTCCAGCAAAGCCGGCTACGATATGTGGACAGGCCCTTATGGTGATTGGGGCTCCAAAAAATACCTGGTGGCCAGCCTGGACCAAAGCCTGAAACGCATGGGGCTTGACTATGTAGATATCTTTTACCACCACCGCCCCGACCCCGAAACCCCGCTGGAAGAAACCATGGGCACCCTGGACCTGATGGTTCGGCAGGGCAAAGCTTTGTATGTAGGTATATCAAACTATCATCCCGAGGAAGCGGCAAAAGCTTTTAAAATACTGAAGGATCTGGGCACGCCCTGCCTCATTCATCAGCCAAAATACTCCATGTTTGAGCGCTGGGTAGAAGAAGAAAAGTTGCTGGATCTGCTGGAGCAGGAGGGTGTAGGCTGCATTCCTTTCTCCCCCCTGGCACAGGGCATGCTCACCAATAAATATCTGGAGGGTGTTCCGGCCGATTCGCGGGCTGCTAAATCGCACGGTCATTTGCAGGAGAACAACCTTACCGAAGAGAAGCTAAATAAAATAAGGCAGTTGCATGAGCTGGCGCAGGAGCGGGGGCAGTCACTGGCACAAATGGCCCTGGCCTGGCTGCTGAAAGATGATCGGGTAACCTCCGTCTTGATTGGCGCCAGCAAGCCCGAACAGCTAACAGATTCTCTGCGCTGCCTGAATAATTTACAGTTCAGTAGCGATGAACTGGAGAGAATTGAGCAGATTTTAAAAGGAGCGGGCGGAGAGGCTTAG
- a CDS encoding xylosidase/arabinosidase (COG1472 Beta-glucosidase-related glycosidases): MKRRSLFLLLSALVVQACSTSTPQQTTAQAPAVDTVEAAPLDDIGRMLADMTIEEKVGQMTQVTIDLILQDNSTTAIDEAKLRNAILEKKVGSILNVKGHAYTPEQWYTILTAIQDVATKESRSRIPVLYGIDAIHGANYIEGSTLFPHNIGMSATRNPELVRQAAKITAAETRAVGIPWNFDPVLDIGRQPLWPRFEETFGEDVHLVSTMGSAAIKGYEEDGLESNTAVASCMKHFLGYSLPATGKDRTPSYIPESMLREYVLPPFKAAVEAGVSTVMINSGEVNGVPVHGSKYYLTDILRGELGFEGVAVSDWEDVIRLHTRHRIADSPKEAVRIAVEAGLDMSMVPTDYSFYDLLLELVQEGSITEERIDVSVRRILELKRKLGLFENAYPNRELAGQLRQASYDTAAYQAALETLTLLKNQNNVLPLAKNTRVLVAGPTANNLGSLHGSWSYIWQGTDETQYPETTKTALEGIIDKVGKNNVVSRTTNDFAAAANYDAAQLKRDARGVGAIILFLGEKAYAESPGVIDDLTLDANQLALARAAVETGKPVVLVLLEGRPRVISAIEQNIPAVLMAYRPSTYGAQAIADVLFGDHNPSGVLPFTYPRHTGDVVFYDHKGTERIREDVPNTYGDAGFNPQWTFGHGLSYTTFEFSDLSVNKQNLGMSENIEVQVRVRNTGQRAGKKAVELYSFDQYASVTPSARRLRAFTQVSLAPGEEQVVNFTITPEDLAFVNQQGEWVTEPGAFDLMIGDQKTTINYNQ, from the coding sequence ATGAAGCGTAGAAGCTTATTTTTGTTATTATCGGCGCTTGTTGTACAGGCCTGTAGTACAAGCACACCACAGCAAACCACAGCCCAGGCACCCGCTGTAGATACGGTGGAAGCTGCCCCCCTCGATGATATCGGCCGTATGCTGGCAGATATGACCATTGAGGAGAAAGTAGGGCAAATGACACAGGTAACCATTGACCTGATCCTGCAGGATAACTCCACTACAGCCATCGATGAGGCTAAGCTCCGAAATGCTATTCTGGAGAAAAAAGTAGGTTCTATCCTGAACGTAAAAGGCCATGCCTACACCCCGGAGCAATGGTATACCATTCTCACTGCCATTCAGGATGTAGCAACCAAAGAATCCAGAAGCCGCATTCCGGTACTTTATGGCATTGATGCCATTCATGGAGCCAACTACATAGAGGGTTCCACCCTTTTTCCGCATAACATTGGCATGTCTGCCACCCGTAACCCCGAGCTGGTACGCCAGGCGGCAAAAATTACAGCGGCCGAAACAAGAGCAGTAGGCATCCCCTGGAATTTTGACCCGGTACTCGATATTGGCCGTCAGCCCCTGTGGCCACGCTTTGAAGAAACATTTGGCGAAGATGTGCACCTGGTAAGCACGATGGGTTCGGCAGCCATCAAGGGTTACGAAGAAGATGGGCTGGAAAGCAATACGGCAGTAGCCTCCTGCATGAAGCACTTCCTGGGCTACTCCTTACCGGCAACCGGTAAAGACCGTACCCCTTCCTACATTCCTGAGTCTATGCTGCGCGAATATGTGCTGCCTCCGTTCAAGGCTGCAGTAGAGGCAGGCGTTTCTACGGTAATGATTAATTCCGGCGAGGTAAACGGTGTTCCGGTACATGGCAGCAAATACTACCTTACCGACATTCTGCGCGGTGAGCTGGGCTTTGAAGGTGTGGCTGTATCCGACTGGGAAGATGTGATCCGTTTGCATACCCGCCACCGGATTGCCGATAGCCCTAAAGAAGCGGTTCGTATTGCAGTAGAGGCTGGCCTTGACATGAGCATGGTGCCTACCGATTACTCTTTTTACGATCTGCTGCTGGAGCTGGTACAGGAGGGTAGCATTACAGAAGAAAGAATTGATGTATCGGTGCGACGTATCCTGGAGCTGAAAAGAAAGCTGGGTCTGTTCGAGAATGCCTACCCCAATCGTGAGCTGGCAGGTCAGCTGCGCCAGGCCAGCTATGATACGGCTGCTTACCAGGCTGCACTGGAAACACTTACGCTGCTGAAAAACCAGAACAATGTACTGCCACTTGCTAAAAATACCAGGGTGCTGGTAGCCGGACCAACCGCTAACAACCTGGGAAGCCTGCATGGCAGCTGGTCTTACATATGGCAGGGAACCGACGAAACACAATATCCTGAAACAACAAAAACAGCCCTTGAGGGTATTATCGATAAAGTTGGCAAAAACAATGTGGTAAGCCGTACCACCAACGATTTTGCCGCCGCTGCAAATTACGATGCCGCCCAGCTGAAAAGAGATGCCAGAGGTGTTGGCGCCATCATCCTGTTCCTGGGTGAAAAAGCCTATGCGGAAAGCCCGGGTGTGATCGACGACCTGACCCTGGATGCTAATCAGCTGGCACTGGCCCGTGCAGCCGTAGAAACCGGAAAGCCGGTAGTGCTGGTGCTCTTGGAGGGACGTCCGCGGGTTATTTCTGCTATCGAGCAAAATATCCCTGCTGTACTGATGGCCTACCGCCCTTCTACCTACGGTGCACAAGCTATTGCAGATGTACTGTTTGGAGATCATAACCCCAGTGGGGTGCTGCCATTTACTTATCCGCGCCATACCGGAGATGTGGTGTTTTACGACCATAAGGGTACTGAAAGAATTCGTGAAGATGTGCCTAATACCTATGGCGATGCAGGTTTTAACCCGCAATGGACTTTTGGTCACGGCTTAAGCTATACTACTTTCGAGTTCTCGGATCTTAGCGTAAACAAGCAGAACCTGGGCATGTCTGAGAATATTGAGGTACAGGTACGGGTGCGGAATACCGGCCAGCGTGCAGGTAAAAAAGCAGTAGAGCTCTACAGCTTCGACCAGTATGCCAGTGTTACCCCAAGTGCCAGGAGGTTAAGAGCATTTACCCAGGTATCGCTGGCCCCGGGAGAGGAGCAGGTGGTGAATTTTACCATCACGCCGGAAGATCTGGCATTTGTTAACCAGCAGGGCGAATGGGTAACTGAGCCGGGTGCGTTCGATCTGATGATAGGTGATCAGAAAACTACTATAAATTATAATCAGTAA
- a CDS encoding sialate O-acetylesterase — MKKEEQKAYFDKVKPLLPPAVSLKLYATHIIPFLNMKKYLMLMLFAVMSPIHALFAVDLPAIFADHMVLQQNSAVTIWGWGKTGEEVSVTGSWNGSAVKTKADTNAKWQVKLQTPAGGGPYTLTVQGYNTITFNDVLIGEVWLVSGQSNMEWSARMGIDHDKEEIAKANYPQIRFFSVEHRTADSPQQDLSGSWSVATPETMQHFSAVAYFFGRELHQELDVPIGLINSSWGGTPAEIWMQPQAIAANPVLAGAAAQLKEVPWGPVKPGKAYHAMIAPLIPYRIAGALWYQGESNTAVPHAYSEALTALIQNWREQWGYEFPFYFAQIAPFKYGRPYEGVILRDEQRQTLSVPKTGMVVTSDIGNVEDIHPRNKLDVGKRFANIALNQTYGKKDRPVSGPLYREMKKEGNKIRIYFDHAENGLVSKGRNLTLFEIAGQDGKFVPATARIDGNTVVVSARGVKDPAAVRFAWSNTAEPNLFNKEGLPASAFRTDDWEIVMQ, encoded by the coding sequence TTGAAAAAAGAAGAACAAAAAGCTTACTTTGATAAAGTAAAACCCCTGCTGCCTCCTGCAGTCAGTTTAAAATTATACGCTACACATATCATACCTTTTCTGAATATGAAAAAATATTTAATGCTAATGCTCTTTGCTGTCATGAGTCCCATACACGCTCTTTTCGCAGTTGATTTGCCTGCCATCTTTGCCGACCATATGGTGCTGCAGCAAAACTCCGCTGTTACCATCTGGGGCTGGGGCAAAACAGGCGAGGAGGTAAGTGTTACCGGCAGCTGGAATGGCAGTGCCGTAAAAACAAAGGCAGATACCAACGCAAAATGGCAGGTAAAACTGCAAACGCCTGCAGGGGGTGGTCCTTATACACTAACAGTACAGGGATACAATACCATTACATTCAATGATGTGCTGATAGGCGAAGTGTGGCTGGTATCCGGTCAGTCGAATATGGAATGGAGTGCCCGCATGGGTATTGACCACGACAAAGAAGAAATTGCCAAAGCCAATTATCCTCAGATCCGCTTTTTTTCGGTAGAGCACAGAACTGCCGATAGCCCTCAGCAGGACCTGAGCGGCAGCTGGTCAGTGGCTACTCCCGAAACCATGCAGCATTTTAGCGCCGTGGCTTATTTCTTTGGCAGAGAGCTGCACCAGGAATTAGATGTACCCATTGGGCTGATCAACAGCAGCTGGGGCGGCACTCCTGCCGAAATCTGGATGCAACCCCAGGCAATTGCTGCAAACCCGGTTCTGGCCGGGGCCGCTGCACAGTTAAAGGAAGTTCCCTGGGGTCCGGTAAAGCCTGGCAAAGCCTATCATGCCATGATTGCACCCCTGATTCCTTACCGGATTGCAGGTGCACTGTGGTACCAGGGCGAATCTAATACTGCTGTTCCCCATGCTTATTCAGAAGCACTCACTGCCCTGATTCAAAACTGGCGGGAACAATGGGGGTACGAGTTTCCCTTTTACTTTGCCCAGATTGCTCCCTTTAAGTACGGCAGGCCTTATGAAGGGGTAATTTTGCGCGATGAGCAGCGGCAAACCCTTTCGGTTCCTAAAACAGGCATGGTTGTTACCAGCGATATTGGCAATGTTGAAGATATTCACCCCCGCAACAAGCTGGATGTAGGCAAGCGCTTTGCCAATATTGCCCTCAACCAGACCTATGGCAAAAAAGACCGCCCCGTTTCAGGCCCGCTCTACCGGGAGATGAAAAAAGAAGGCAACAAGATCAGAATTTATTTTGATCATGCCGAAAATGGGCTGGTTAGTAAAGGCAGGAACCTTACGCTTTTTGAAATAGCCGGCCAAGACGGAAAGTTTGTACCTGCCACCGCCAGGATAGACGGCAATACCGTGGTGGTAAGCGCCAGGGGCGTGAAAGATCCGGCAGCAGTGCGCTTTGCCTGGAGTAACACCGCAGAGCCCAATCTATTCAACAAAGAGGGCCTCCCCGCTTCGGCCTTCAGAACCGACGACTGGGAAATTGTAATGCAATAA
- a CDS encoding arabinose efflux permease family protein (COG0477 Permeases of the major facilitator superfamily), whose protein sequence is MQLKTKQRIALSALYFQSGLCFATWASRIPDIKEIFEMSDGQLGALLLVRPVGSLFAMPLSGYLVDQHGSRITSAAGIAGFSLSLLILGLAPTISVLVAGILMFGIFSNLINISVNTQALVVQKNYGRVIMASFHGLWSLAGFCGAAIGALALWLNLSIVTHFVSVTIFVLILLSLCFKYLTKETDERAGKKFVLKKPDRHLILLGSIAFCGLICEGCMFDWSGVYFKQVIEAQEGMVAAGYMAFLGTMALGRFISDRFTNRFGSSAIIQVSGCLIFGGLVIAVAFPYLITGILGFFMIGAGTSSVIPLTYTEVGKNQKFSPGIALAMVATLGYFGFLLGPPLIGFIADLLSLRASFALVALVGLTITIIVTLEKRRTKSLL, encoded by the coding sequence ATGCAACTAAAGACAAAACAGCGCATTGCCTTAAGTGCCTTATATTTTCAAAGTGGCTTGTGCTTTGCAACCTGGGCATCGCGTATCCCCGATATCAAAGAAATTTTTGAAATGAGCGATGGCCAGCTGGGAGCCTTATTACTTGTAAGGCCGGTAGGTTCTCTTTTTGCAATGCCCCTCTCCGGCTACCTGGTAGACCAGCACGGGAGCAGAATAACCTCTGCTGCAGGCATAGCCGGTTTTAGCCTAAGCCTGCTGATACTGGGGCTGGCCCCAACTATTTCTGTGCTGGTGGCTGGCATTTTAATGTTTGGCATTTTCTCAAACCTCATTAACATCTCTGTAAACACCCAGGCCCTGGTGGTACAAAAAAATTACGGCAGGGTTATCATGGCCTCCTTTCATGGCCTCTGGAGCCTGGCAGGGTTCTGCGGCGCCGCTATTGGTGCGCTGGCCTTATGGCTGAACTTAAGCATTGTTACCCATTTTGTATCTGTCACTATTTTTGTGCTGATACTCCTAAGCCTCTGCTTTAAGTACCTCACCAAAGAAACCGACGAAAGAGCAGGTAAAAAATTTGTGCTTAAAAAACCTGACAGGCACTTAATACTCTTAGGCAGCATTGCTTTTTGCGGACTGATCTGCGAAGGCTGTATGTTCGACTGGAGCGGTGTGTATTTTAAACAGGTGATAGAGGCGCAGGAAGGCATGGTAGCAGCAGGTTATATGGCTTTTCTGGGCACCATGGCCCTGGGCAGATTTATTTCCGACAGATTTACCAATCGTTTTGGCAGCAGTGCCATTATCCAGGTCAGTGGCTGCCTTATTTTCGGGGGGCTGGTAATTGCCGTGGCATTCCCTTACCTGATCACCGGTATCCTGGGCTTTTTTATGATTGGCGCAGGCACCTCATCCGTTATACCGCTCACTTATACCGAGGTAGGAAAGAACCAGAAATTTTCTCCCGGCATTGCACTTGCCATGGTGGCTACGCTTGGGTATTTTGGCTTTCTGTTAGGTCCGCCTCTTATTGGCTTTATTGCCGATCTGCTAAGCCTTAGGGCCTCCTTTGCCCTGGTAGCACTGGTAGGCCTTACCATAACCATTATTGTAACACTTGAAAAAAGAAGAACAAAAAGCTTACTTTGA